One Streptosporangium becharense genomic window, GAACCTCGACACCGCCCTCACCTGCTACGGGGCCGCCGGAGCGGCCCGTGACACCGCCCGGGTGCGGGGCCGGCTCCGCCGGTTGGGCGAGCGGCGCCGCCACTGGGTGAGGACCGAGCACCCGGTCTCGGGCTGGGCCAGCCTGACCGGGACCGAACAGGCCGTCTGCCGCCTGGTCGCCCAGGGGCTGACGAACCGGCAGGCCGCCGGGCAGATGTTCATCAGCGAGCACACCGTCGCCTTCCACCTGCGGCAGGTCTTCCGCAAGCTGGGCATCCGCTCCCGGGTCGAGCTGGCCGGGCTCGCGGTCCGGGCCGGCGCCGGGCAGGACGCCCGCCACCGCTGACGGAGGCGATCAGGACGTCACCCGCCGGACGCGGCAGGGCCGGCAGGGCTCATTCGCGGGTGGCGACGGGCTCTCCACCGGACAGGCCGGCCCGGACCACGGCCCCCTCACCGACGCCCCCGGATCCGCCGCCTTCCCCGGTGACCACCGGGGAAGGCGGCACCGGATCAGATCTGCTGGCGCATCTGCTGGGGAAGACCGACGTCGAGCAGCCTGCGCGCCTCGGTGGCGTGCGGAATGGCGACGAGCAGGTCGTAACGCCCGGCGACCAGGGAGTCGGAGGACAGGAAGTCGCGTTTGCCGCCGGTCATGGCGTGGCCGATCAGACCGAAGACCGCTCCGGCCACGGCGCCCCAGAGCAGGCCCCACAGCGCCAGGGTGAGGAAGATCCTGCCGGGCATGAAGATCCCGAAGAAGAGGCCGATCAGCAGGCCGAACCAGGCGCCGGAGGCGGCCCCCATGCCGGCCGCCCGCAGGTAGGTCAGCCGTCCGAGCACCCGCTCGACGAGCCGGAGGTCGACCCCGACGATCATGGCGTGCTCGACGGGGAACCGCTGGTCCGACAGACGGTCCACGGCCTGCTGGGCTTCGGCGTAGGTGCCGAAGCCGGCCACCTTCTCGTGGGCGGACAGGTTGATGTCAGGTCGCATGACGCTTCCCTTCACGGTGGGTGGTACTCACCCACCGTGACCGGACGACCGCGCCCGCACATCCCCGGACCTGACAGTCAGTGCGGCCCCCAGGACCCCCGAGCCGGCCCGGGGACGATCGGGGGCGGGCTCACAGGACGGCGCGGACGGCGGTGTGGGCCGCCTCGCGCATCGTGGCGTGCAGCGCCGCGTTGGCCCCCCGCTCGGTGCGGACCTCCACGATCCGTACCCCCTCCCCCGGCAACGCCTTGACCAGCTGCCCCGGCTCGTCCACGAGGGTGTACGGCGTGCCGGTGGCGGCGGCCACGTGTGCCAGGTCGACCCCGTGCGCGGTGCCGAAGACCCGCTCGAAGGGGTCGCGCAGCGCGGCCTGGGGCAGCAGCGAGAAGATCCCCCCGCCGTCGTTGTTCACCACGACCAGGCACAGGTCGGGGCGGGGCTCACGGGGGCCGAGGATCAGCCCGTTCTGGTCGTGCAGGAAGGTCAGGTCGCCCATCAGGGCGTAGGCGGGGCCGTTGTGGGCCAGGGCGGCGCCCATGGCGGCCGAGACCACCCCGTCGATGCCCGCGGCACCCCTGCTCGCGAGGATCCGCAGGCCCCTCCTCGGACGCATGGCCTGGTCCAGGTCGCGGATCGGCATCGAGGAGCCGGAGAACAGCAGCGACCCGTTGGGCAGCGCCTCGGCCAGGTCGCGGGCCACCCGGGGCTCGCTGAGGCCGCTGTCGTCCAGCACCGCGTCGATCGCGGCCCTGGCCGCGGCGTCGGCGCGGCGCCAGGAGTCGAGCCAGGTGTCGTCGCGCGCGGTGAACGGGATCTCCACGGCCTGCGCCACCTGGGTGGCCGAGCGGGTCGGATCGGGCCAGCGGGTCAGGTCGGAGGCGACCACGATGTGCTCGCCGGCCTGCCCGAGCCAGCCGAGCAGCGGCTTGGACAGGCCGGGGCGGCCCAACGTCACCACCACGTCCGGGCGGTGCCGGTCGGCGAACTCCGGGGTGCCGAGCAGGAAGTGGTAGGCGGACATCGCGTGGTCGCCGTAGCGGGCGCCGCCATTGGGCTCCGACAGGACCGGCCACCCGGCCATGCCCGCCGCGGCCACGTACCGGCGCGTGTTGGTCGCGCCGTCGCCGACGACCAGCACACCGCGCCGGGTCGGCGGCACGTGCAGCGCGACCGGTGGGGAGGTCACCCTGGCCCGGACCCGCGGCCCGCCGGCGGCACCCTCCATCGGCTCGCACCAGGAGTCGTCGCCGTCGGGGATCAGCGGTTCACGGAAGGCCATGTTCAGATGGACGGGACCGGGGTCGTACGGGCCCAGCGAGCGCTGGTAGGCGCGGCAGGCCAGGGAACGCCAGTAGGCGACCTGGCCGGGACGCTCCTCGGGGGCGCCGACCTCGCTGAACCAGCGGACGGCCGCGCCGTACAGCTTGATCTGGTCGACGGTCTGGCTGGCGCCGGTGTCGCGCAGTTCCGGGGGCCGGTCCGCGGTGAGCAGGAGCAGCGGCACCCCCGACTCGTGCGCCTCGACGACGGCCGGGTGGAAGTTCGCCGCCGCGGTGCCCGAGGTGCAGATCAGCGCCACGGGGCGTTCGCTGCGCCGGGCGAGGCCCACGGCCAGGAAGGAGGCCGAGCGTTCGTCCACCCGCACGTGCAACCGGATCCGGCTGTCGGCGTGCACGGCGAGGGCGAGCGGGGCCGAACGGGAGCCGGGCGCGAGCACCACGTC contains:
- a CDS encoding general stress protein, whose protein sequence is MRPDINLSAHEKVAGFGTYAEAQQAVDRLSDQRFPVEHAMIVGVDLRLVERVLGRLTYLRAAGMGAASGAWFGLLIGLFFGIFMPGRIFLTLALWGLLWGAVAGAVFGLIGHAMTGGKRDFLSSDSLVAGRYDLLVAIPHATEARRLLDVGLPQQMRQQI
- the menD gene encoding 2-succinyl-5-enolpyruvyl-6-hydroxy-3-cyclohexene-1-carboxylic-acid synthase yields the protein MNPATALATVLVDELARCGLTDVVLAPGSRSAPLALAVHADSRIRLHVRVDERSASFLAVGLARRSERPVALICTSGTAAANFHPAVVEAHESGVPLLLLTADRPPELRDTGASQTVDQIKLYGAAVRWFSEVGAPEERPGQVAYWRSLACRAYQRSLGPYDPGPVHLNMAFREPLIPDGDDSWCEPMEGAAGGPRVRARVTSPPVALHVPPTRRGVLVVGDGATNTRRYVAAAGMAGWPVLSEPNGGARYGDHAMSAYHFLLGTPEFADRHRPDVVVTLGRPGLSKPLLGWLGQAGEHIVVASDLTRWPDPTRSATQVAQAVEIPFTARDDTWLDSWRRADAAARAAIDAVLDDSGLSEPRVARDLAEALPNGSLLFSGSSMPIRDLDQAMRPRRGLRILASRGAAGIDGVVSAAMGAALAHNGPAYALMGDLTFLHDQNGLILGPREPRPDLCLVVVNNDGGGIFSLLPQAALRDPFERVFGTAHGVDLAHVAAATGTPYTLVDEPGQLVKALPGEGVRIVEVRTERGANAALHATMREAAHTAVRAVL